A single window of Flavobacterium aestivum DNA harbors:
- a CDS encoding alpha/beta fold hydrolase — protein MSSSGGVDLSLLKGENLIEAGLSKTEKDSLNYWNDKIEKGDTTYTARIGRGRAMAPAYVFDKKFIPIIAQRLTQGNSTINSLLWGDMQKTNFDCKNKVSNFKNPVLIIQGEEDIISPAIGEISLKAFPNSKMILLENCKHYGWLDAKEKYFNTIESFLKS, from the coding sequence TTGTCATCTTCTGGCGGAGTAGATTTAAGCCTATTAAAAGGAGAAAACCTTATCGAAGCTGGTCTAAGCAAAACGGAGAAAGATTCTTTGAACTATTGGAACGATAAAATCGAAAAAGGTGACACGACTTATACTGCAAGAATTGGCAGAGGAAGAGCCATGGCACCCGCTTATGTTTTCGATAAAAAATTTATCCCAATCATTGCTCAAAGATTAACACAAGGCAATTCAACCATAAACTCGTTATTATGGGGTGACATGCAAAAAACAAATTTTGACTGTAAAAACAAGGTTTCAAATTTCAAAAATCCTGTTTTAATCATTCAAGGCGAAGAAGACATCATTAGTCCGGCAATTGGAGAAATTAGTTTAAAAGCATTCCCAAATTCAAAAATGATTCTGCTTGAAAATTGCAAACATTACGGTTGGCTTGATGCAAAAGAAAAGTATTTCAATACAATTGAATCTTTTTTAAAGAGTTAA
- a CDS encoding alpha/beta fold hydrolase: protein MIKKIFLFVFLSLFGHSFAQKDGYSKNEDSSQTYYKIFGKGTPILIINGGPGMNSNGFEPMAKILAEKHQTIIYDQRGTGKSTLKELNDKTISMKLMADDIESLRKHLKIKKWTILGHSFGGMLASYYATIYPNTLTN from the coding sequence ATGATAAAAAAAATATTCTTATTTGTCTTTCTATCTCTTTTTGGGCATTCATTTGCCCAAAAAGATGGTTATTCCAAAAACGAAGATTCAAGTCAAACCTATTATAAAATCTTTGGCAAGGGTACACCAATTTTAATAATAAATGGAGGTCCTGGAATGAATAGTAATGGATTTGAACCTATGGCAAAAATTTTGGCTGAGAAACATCAAACCATTATCTATGACCAAAGAGGAACAGGGAAATCAACCTTAAAAGAGTTAAACGACAAAACAATTTCTATGAAATTAATGGCCGATGATATCGAGTCATTAAGAAAACATTTGAAAATCAAAAAGTGGACAATACTTGGTCATTCTTTTGGTGGAATGTTAGCTTCTTACTATGCCACAATTTACCCAAACACATTGACAAATTAA
- a CDS encoding aminopeptidase P family protein has product MKYHQIDRALFIKNRAKFMAQMKPNSVAVFNSNDIYPISADSTLPFEQHRDIFYLSGVDQEESILLLFPDAPYENQREMLFLKETSELIAIWEGEKLTKERAFEVSGIKTVYWLQDFEKVLNEMMTYSDIMYINTNEHYRATIETETREARFIKWWKAKYPAHQVAKSNPILQRIRSVKETEEIDLIQNACNITEKGFRRLLSFVKPNVAEYEIEAELIHEFIRNRSKGFAYTPIIASGNNANVLHYIENNQQCKAGDLVLLDVAAEYANYSSDMTRVIPASGRFTDRQKDVYNAVLRVKNEATKMLTPGTLWKQYHVEVGKIMTSELLGLGLIDKADVQNENPEWPAYKKYFMHGTSHHLGLNTHDYGLLHEPMKANMVFTVEPGIYIPAEGFGIRLEDNIVIQEKGEPINLMKNIPIEVEEIESLMNS; this is encoded by the coding sequence ATGAAATATCATCAAATAGACCGTGCTCTTTTTATAAAAAATCGAGCAAAATTCATGGCTCAAATGAAGCCAAACAGTGTAGCAGTTTTTAATTCAAATGATATTTATCCTATTTCTGCAGATAGTACATTGCCATTTGAACAACATCGCGATATCTTTTATTTATCGGGAGTAGATCAAGAAGAAAGTATCTTATTACTTTTTCCAGATGCCCCTTACGAGAATCAAAGAGAAATGTTATTCCTAAAAGAAACTAGTGAACTTATTGCCATTTGGGAAGGCGAAAAACTAACCAAAGAACGTGCTTTTGAAGTTTCTGGAATTAAAACCGTGTATTGGTTACAAGATTTCGAAAAGGTTTTAAATGAAATGATGACTTACTCAGACATCATGTACATCAATACCAACGAACATTATCGTGCAACAATAGAAACCGAAACACGTGAAGCTCGTTTTATAAAATGGTGGAAAGCCAAATATCCTGCACATCAAGTTGCCAAAAGTAATCCGATATTACAACGCATTCGTTCTGTTAAAGAAACCGAAGAAATAGATTTAATCCAAAATGCTTGTAATATAACCGAAAAAGGTTTCAGAAGATTACTGTCATTTGTAAAACCAAATGTAGCAGAATACGAAATCGAAGCCGAATTGATTCATGAATTTATACGTAATCGCTCAAAAGGTTTTGCTTACACACCAATTATTGCTTCTGGAAATAATGCCAATGTTTTACATTATATTGAAAACAATCAACAATGTAAAGCAGGTGATTTAGTATTACTGGACGTTGCTGCAGAATATGCCAACTATTCTAGTGATATGACTCGTGTGATCCCAGCTTCAGGAAGATTCACTGACAGACAAAAAGACGTTTACAATGCTGTTTTACGCGTTAAGAACGAAGCTACCAAAATGCTTACTCCAGGAACTCTTTGGAAACAATATCATGTAGAAGTTGGTAAAATTATGACTTCTGAATTACTTGGCTTAGGATTAATTGATAAAGCCGATGTACAGAATGAAAACCCAGAATGGCCAGCATACAAAAAATATTTCATGCACGGAACATCACACCACTTGGGATTAAACACACATGACTATGGATTATTACACGAGCCAATGAAAGCCAACATGGTTTTCACCGTTGAGCCAGGAATTTACATCCCTGCCGAAGGTTTCGGAATTCGTTTAGAAGATAATATAGTAATACAAGAAAAAGGAGAACCTATCAACTTAATGAAAAACATCCCGATTGAAGTGGAAGAAATCGAAAGTTTGATGAACTCTTAA
- the aceA gene encoding isocitrate lyase, whose translation MKTTETRIQELVTDWITNPRWKGIERPYTAEEVVKLQGSYQIEHSIAKMGATKLWSKLNSQDFVAGLGALTGNQAIQEVEAGLEAIYLSGWQVAADANVAGEMYPDQSLYPANSVPLVVKRINNALLRADQIQVVNGTIDKKDYLVPIVADAEAGFGGNLNAFELMKSMIESGASGVHFEDQLSSAKKCGHLGGKVLVPTQEAINKLIAARLATDVMGTPTLIVARTDADAANLLTSDIDPRDAKFITGEKTSEGFFYVNCGIEQGIDRGLSYAPYADLIWMETSNPDLAYAKQFAEAIHKQFPGKMLAYNCSPSFNWAAKLSVAEMETFREDLAAMGYKFQFITLAGFHALNTSMFELSKAYKERGMAGYSELQEREFALQQHGFKAVKHQGFVGTSYFDAVQNTVTTGKTSTTAMKDSTEVAQF comes from the coding sequence ATGAAAACAACCGAAACAAGAATTCAAGAATTAGTTACCGACTGGATTACAAACCCAAGATGGAAAGGAATAGAACGCCCTTATACTGCCGAAGAAGTGGTAAAACTTCAAGGATCTTACCAAATCGAGCATAGTATTGCAAAAATGGGAGCAACCAAATTATGGAGCAAACTCAATTCTCAAGATTTCGTTGCAGGATTGGGCGCACTTACTGGGAACCAAGCCATTCAAGAAGTAGAAGCTGGACTTGAAGCCATCTACCTAAGCGGCTGGCAAGTAGCAGCAGATGCCAATGTAGCAGGCGAAATGTATCCTGATCAATCTTTGTACCCTGCCAACAGCGTTCCTTTGGTAGTAAAAAGAATCAACAACGCACTTTTGAGAGCCGATCAAATTCAAGTAGTAAACGGAACGATCGACAAAAAAGACTATTTGGTTCCAATAGTTGCCGATGCAGAAGCTGGCTTTGGAGGCAATCTGAATGCATTCGAATTAATGAAATCAATGATTGAATCAGGAGCATCAGGAGTTCACTTTGAAGACCAATTGAGCTCTGCCAAAAAATGTGGACATCTTGGAGGAAAAGTTTTAGTACCAACACAAGAAGCAATCAACAAACTAATTGCCGCAAGATTAGCTACTGATGTAATGGGAACGCCAACACTTATCGTGGCAAGAACTGATGCCGATGCCGCTAATTTATTAACTAGTGATATCGATCCAAGAGATGCTAAATTCATTACTGGAGAAAAAACATCCGAAGGTTTCTTCTATGTAAACTGCGGCATCGAACAAGGAATTGATCGTGGATTGAGCTATGCACCTTATGCCGATTTGATTTGGATGGAAACCAGCAATCCTGATTTAGCTTATGCCAAACAATTTGCCGAAGCTATTCACAAACAGTTTCCTGGAAAAATGTTAGCTTACAATTGCTCACCTTCATTCAACTGGGCTGCCAAATTATCTGTTGCCGAAATGGAAACCTTCAGAGAAGACTTAGCAGCAATGGGGTACAAATTCCAATTCATCACTTTGGCTGGATTCCATGCCTTGAACACTAGTATGTTTGAATTATCAAAAGCCTACAAAGAAAGAGGAATGGCAGGTTATTCTGAATTACAGGAAAGAGAATTCGCATTACAGCAGCATGGTTTCAAAGCCGTAAAACATCAAGGTTTTGTTGGAACATCTTATTTTGATGCTGTACAAAATACCGTTACAACAGGAAAAACTTCAACAACAGCCATGAAAGATTCTACCGAAGTAGCACAGTTTTAA
- the aceB gene encoding malate synthase A has product MINQTETTEKKFQITNGINQQYPKILTEEAIEFLTELHQKFNNRRLSLLEDRKKQQVLFDAGALPCFPPETRMIRESNWRAATTPRDLLDRRVEITGPVDRKMVINALNSGAKTFMADFEDSTSPTWSNLMEGQQNLIDAVNKTITLEDPIKNKKYALKEKTAVLIVRPRGLHLNEKNILIDGQETSGSLVDFGLYAFHNHEQLSKNGTAPYFYLPKLEHYLEARWWNEVFEFAQEYLGEQNGTFKATVLIETITASFQLDEIIFELRDHIVGLNCGRWDYIFSYIKKLRKNKTFIVPNRDQVTMTSPFMSAYSQLVIQRCHKRNIHAIGGMAAQIPIKNNEEANTIAFNKVTTDKQREVQNGHDGTWVAHPDLVPLAQSVFDRYMPTLNQIHVKREDVNVTEKDLLAVPEGTITEEGVRKNISISVLYIASWLNGQGAAALHHLMEDAATAEISRSQLWQWLQNEVVLDNNKTLTEDYYHRLAMEEFEKIKKLVGDENHEEQNYHLAEELLDKLVVNNNFIEFLTLVGYKYL; this is encoded by the coding sequence ATGATAAACCAAACCGAAACCACCGAAAAAAAATTCCAAATAACCAATGGAATAAACCAGCAGTACCCTAAAATACTAACAGAGGAAGCAATAGAATTCCTAACTGAACTCCATCAAAAATTTAACAACAGAAGACTTTCACTATTAGAAGACCGCAAAAAACAACAAGTCTTATTTGATGCCGGAGCATTACCTTGTTTTCCGCCCGAAACAAGAATGATTAGAGAAAGTAATTGGAGAGCTGCAACTACCCCAAGAGATTTATTAGATCGAAGAGTAGAAATCACTGGTCCGGTAGATCGAAAAATGGTCATCAATGCTCTTAATTCTGGAGCCAAAACATTCATGGCCGATTTTGAAGATAGCACGTCTCCAACTTGGAGCAATCTAATGGAAGGACAACAAAACCTAATAGATGCCGTAAACAAAACCATAACTCTTGAAGATCCTATAAAAAATAAAAAATACGCTCTAAAAGAAAAAACAGCCGTTTTAATTGTAAGACCTCGCGGATTGCATTTGAATGAAAAAAACATTCTTATCGATGGACAAGAAACTTCGGGTTCATTAGTTGATTTTGGACTATATGCTTTTCACAATCACGAACAATTATCCAAAAATGGAACTGCTCCTTATTTCTATTTACCTAAGCTGGAACATTACCTAGAAGCAAGATGGTGGAATGAAGTTTTTGAATTTGCACAAGAATATCTAGGGGAACAAAACGGAACTTTCAAAGCTACTGTATTGATAGAAACGATTACTGCAAGTTTTCAACTGGACGAAATCATCTTCGAATTAAGAGACCATATTGTAGGATTGAATTGTGGCCGATGGGATTATATCTTTTCATACATCAAAAAATTAAGAAAAAACAAAACTTTCATTGTTCCAAACCGTGATCAGGTTACTATGACTTCGCCTTTTATGAGTGCTTATTCACAATTGGTTATTCAGAGATGTCACAAGCGAAACATACACGCAATTGGCGGAATGGCAGCTCAGATTCCAATCAAGAATAATGAAGAAGCAAACACTATCGCTTTTAACAAAGTAACAACCGATAAACAAAGAGAAGTACAAAACGGACATGATGGTACATGGGTAGCTCATCCCGATTTAGTTCCCTTAGCTCAATCTGTTTTTGATAGATACATGCCAACTCTAAATCAGATTCATGTAAAAAGAGAAGATGTAAACGTAACCGAAAAAGACTTATTAGCCGTTCCAGAAGGCACTATTACTGAAGAAGGAGTTCGTAAAAACATCAGTATTTCTGTTCTCTATATCGCTTCATGGCTTAATGGTCAAGGTGCAGCAGCTTTACATCACCTAATGGAAGACGCTGCTACTGCAGAAATCTCAAGATCCCAATTATGGCAATGGCTACAAAACGAAGTGGTTTTGGATAATAATAAAACACTAACCGAAGATTATTATCATCGTTTGGCCATGGAAGAATTTGAAAAAATTAAAAAACTAGTTGGTGATGAAAACCACGAGGAACAAAATTATCATTTGGCCGAAGAACTATTAGACAAGCTAGTTGTAAATAACAATTTTATAGAATTTCTAACCCTAGTCGGATACAAATATCTATAA
- a CDS encoding helix-turn-helix domain-containing protein, giving the protein MNMEKEYIKLIFGLKLKQARTNKDLSLFGLAKITELSKSYLNEIEKGKKYPKTDKIILLAEKLDVSYDHMVSLKLDNNLAPIGEILKSGVLKEIPLDLFGIQEADLIDIIANAPAKVNAFISTIIEIAQHYNLTRESFFLAALRSYQEAHNNYFEDLEEKVLLFCKAFHIDEEATISIDELSAILIEEYGYSIKEIAFSEQEELGDLRSIFVPKSKTLLLSVGIDDSQKAFILAKEIAYNFLEIKERLFTFSWIKFDNFDQVLNNFYASYFAGALLIPRGRLINELNLFLSNEDPKPQEMIQLMNKFTVSPESFYQRLTNILPKDFQIKNLFFLRLSHEIGTDTYQIKKELHITNQQEPHANEMNEHYCRRWVSIKTIVESLKQKKEHFFDAQISRYENSNNEYLVFSSATPDPFKKNCLRSISVGILITPTIKKKFKFIEGGSVKKQLVGVTCETCSVQNCLERASPPIHLEQKLRNEKTDATVQEYIAKFS; this is encoded by the coding sequence ATGAACATGGAAAAGGAATATATCAAGTTAATTTTTGGGCTTAAACTCAAGCAGGCTCGTACTAATAAGGATTTGTCATTATTTGGTTTGGCCAAAATAACGGAGCTGTCTAAATCGTATTTAAACGAAATAGAAAAAGGAAAAAAATATCCCAAAACGGATAAAATCATTCTTTTGGCAGAGAAATTAGATGTTTCCTATGACCATATGGTGTCTTTGAAGCTCGATAATAATCTCGCGCCAATTGGTGAGATTTTAAAATCAGGAGTTTTGAAGGAGATTCCGTTGGATCTCTTTGGAATTCAAGAAGCTGATTTAATTGATATTATCGCTAATGCTCCAGCCAAAGTGAATGCCTTTATCAGTACCATTATTGAAATTGCACAGCATTATAACCTGACAAGGGAAAGTTTTTTCTTGGCGGCATTACGCTCTTATCAAGAAGCACATAATAATTACTTTGAAGATCTTGAGGAAAAAGTGTTATTGTTTTGCAAAGCATTTCATATTGATGAAGAAGCTACTATTTCTATAGATGAATTGTCTGCAATATTGATTGAGGAATATGGTTATAGTATAAAAGAAATAGCTTTTTCTGAACAAGAAGAATTAGGTGATTTGAGGTCTATTTTTGTGCCAAAAAGTAAAACATTATTGCTTTCGGTTGGGATAGATGATTCTCAAAAAGCATTTATTCTGGCTAAAGAAATTGCGTATAATTTTCTTGAAATCAAAGAAAGGTTGTTTACGTTTAGTTGGATTAAGTTTGATAATTTTGATCAGGTTCTTAATAATTTTTATGCTTCTTATTTTGCAGGAGCATTGCTTATCCCAAGAGGACGATTGATAAATGAATTGAATTTATTTTTGTCAAATGAAGATCCAAAACCACAAGAGATGATTCAGCTGATGAATAAATTTACGGTTTCTCCAGAATCATTTTATCAACGATTGACTAATATTTTGCCGAAAGATTTTCAGATAAAGAACCTCTTTTTTCTTCGTTTGTCTCATGAAATCGGTACGGACACTTATCAAATAAAAAAAGAATTACACATTACGAATCAGCAAGAACCTCATGCGAACGAAATGAATGAGCATTACTGCAGAAGATGGGTTTCGATAAAAACAATAGTGGAGTCTTTGAAACAAAAGAAAGAGCATTTTTTTGATGCACAGATTTCGCGTTATGAAAACAGTAATAATGAATATCTCGTTTTTTCATCGGCCACACCTGATCCTTTTAAGAAAAATTGTTTGAGAAGTATATCGGTTGGAATTTTGATTACGCCTACCATTAAGAAAAAGTTTAAGTTTATTGAAGGAGGCTCGGTAAAAAAACAACTAGTTGGAGTTACTTGTGAGACTTGCTCAGTACAGAATTGTTTGGAGAGAGCATCGCCTCCTATTCATTTAGAGCAAAAACTTAGAAATGAAAAGACTGATGCGACTGTTCAAGAATATATAGCTAAATTTAGCTAA
- a CDS encoding hydroxymethylglutaryl-CoA synthase family protein: protein MKIGIDAITFDVAKIHLPIKTLALARNIEPEKLEKGLGLIKMTLPDIHQDTVVFGANALTKLILDNNIKLDEIARIYVGTESAIDSAKPISSFLISLMEQKFGENTLSECDVVDFTFACIGGVDALQNCLDFVQLNPTKKAIVVTTDFAKYDLNSTGEYTQGAGAVAMLITANPKIISFENHWGVNTKGVFDFFKPYRTISKQEITGNTNNESWFDNLESEIEIHKDQPVFDGQYSNQCYMDRTKVAYFSFKKLKNTQDTVYHSWKSIVMHLPYAFQGRRMLPEIYALDSKTPIISDEENTSEYQNKLKEISKSDDYKTFVSEKLQPAELASSLIGNLYTGSIFMGLLSTLAHFYDTKKEITSEKFGFLAYGSGSKSKVFEGTIQPEWKSAIASVVLFETLEKSFEIDFETYEKLHKKEQKQNIQKPKSEWILDRIETEIPNLIGARYYKWVD from the coding sequence ATGAAAATCGGAATTGACGCTATAACTTTTGATGTTGCCAAAATACATTTACCCATAAAAACATTGGCTTTAGCCAGAAATATTGAACCCGAAAAACTAGAAAAAGGATTAGGCTTAATAAAAATGACTTTACCCGATATCCACCAAGATACGGTGGTATTTGGAGCCAACGCCTTAACAAAATTAATACTGGACAACAATATCAAGTTAGACGAAATTGCCCGAATATATGTTGGAACCGAAAGTGCAATTGATAGCGCAAAACCCATAAGCTCTTTCTTGATTTCCTTAATGGAACAAAAATTTGGAGAAAATACTTTATCAGAATGCGACGTTGTAGATTTTACTTTTGCCTGTATTGGTGGCGTTGATGCTTTACAAAACTGCCTAGACTTTGTCCAACTCAATCCGACCAAAAAAGCAATTGTTGTTACAACTGATTTTGCCAAATATGACTTAAATTCGACTGGAGAATACACTCAAGGAGCCGGTGCCGTGGCAATGTTGATTACCGCAAATCCTAAAATAATTTCTTTTGAGAACCATTGGGGCGTAAACACAAAAGGGGTTTTTGATTTCTTCAAGCCTTACAGAACGATTTCAAAACAAGAAATTACAGGAAACACAAACAACGAATCTTGGTTTGATAATCTGGAAAGCGAAATTGAAATCCACAAAGACCAACCTGTTTTTGACGGACAATATTCGAACCAATGTTATATGGATAGAACTAAAGTAGCATATTTTTCATTCAAGAAATTAAAAAACACACAAGACACTGTTTATCATTCCTGGAAAAGCATTGTAATGCATTTGCCTTATGCTTTCCAAGGACGTAGAATGCTACCTGAGATTTATGCTTTAGATTCTAAAACTCCAATTATTTCAGATGAAGAAAACACTTCAGAATATCAAAACAAACTAAAAGAAATCAGCAAATCTGATGATTATAAAACATTTGTTTCCGAAAAATTACAGCCTGCAGAATTAGCTTCTTCTTTAATCGGAAACTTATATACTGGCTCCATTTTCATGGGATTACTTTCTACTCTAGCTCATTTTTACGACACTAAAAAGGAAATTACATCTGAGAAATTTGGTTTTCTAGCCTACGGAAGCGGATCTAAATCTAAAGTTTTTGAAGGAACCATTCAGCCCGAATGGAAATCAGCCATAGCCAGTGTTGTGCTTTTTGAAACGCTAGAGAAAAGTTTTGAAATTGATTTTGAAACTTATGAAAAATTACACAAAAAAGAACAAAAACAAAACATACAAAAACCTAAAAGCGAATGGATTTTAGATAGAATTGAAACAGAAATCCCAAACTTAATTGGAGCTCGTTACTACAAATGGGTTGATTAA
- a CDS encoding succinate dehydrogenase cytochrome b subunit — MAKSAILKSSIAKKVAMALSGLFLIMFLSLHFFINFVSVFSADSFNAMSHFMGYNPLIQFVMQPVLVVGVVFHFVMGFVLELKNRNARPVAYVKYDGAANASWASRNMIISGLVVLAFLGLHFYDFWVHEMVYKYVDVNAIDETRYYHELVAKFESPVRTGLYSVAFILLALHLWHGFTSSLQSIGFDSKIGKSLHKICYAFAIIVPFGFIFIALFHHFNN; from the coding sequence ATGGCAAAATCTGCAATATTGAAGTCGTCTATAGCTAAAAAAGTAGCTATGGCGCTTTCAGGACTTTTTTTGATTATGTTTCTATCGCTGCATTTCTTTATTAATTTTGTTTCGGTTTTCAGTGCCGATTCATTCAATGCGATGTCACATTTTATGGGTTATAATCCGTTAATCCAGTTTGTAATGCAACCAGTCTTGGTTGTGGGTGTTGTTTTTCACTTCGTTATGGGATTTGTATTGGAGTTGAAAAATAGAAACGCTAGACCTGTTGCTTATGTAAAGTACGATGGTGCGGCAAATGCATCATGGGCATCTAGAAATATGATTATTTCTGGGTTAGTAGTATTGGCGTTTTTAGGCTTGCATTTTTATGATTTCTGGGTTCACGAAATGGTTTACAAATATGTAGATGTTAATGCAATTGATGAAACAAGATATTATCATGAATTGGTTGCTAAATTTGAAAGTCCAGTTCGTACAGGATTGTACAGTGTTGCTTTTATATTATTAGCGTTACACCTTTGGCATGGTTTTACTTCTTCTTTGCAATCTATAGGATTTGATAGCAAAATAGGAAAGTCATTGCATAAAATATGTTATGCATTTGCAATTATAGTTCCTTTTGGATTTATTTTCATTGCATTATTTCATCATTTTAATAATTAA